The following proteins are encoded in a genomic region of Corticium candelabrum chromosome 11, ooCorCand1.1, whole genome shotgun sequence:
- the LOC134187012 gene encoding uncharacterized protein LOC134187012, producing MSFMTISINVALLQLLCVLNCREALDLGAVGDKIAKTMHVLEEAKKVIYKATGDSGSVEIQGRTLQYEVKGGFYKWEYQYTGKAWDSAAQITVKSKGWESSGGAREHVLEDLVAELRKKGFLK from the exons ATGTCGTTTATGACGATCTCCATCAATGTCGCGCTTTTACAGTTGCTATGCGTACTGAATTGTAGGGAAGCTCTTGATCTAGGA GCTGTAGGAGACAAGATCGCCAAGACTATGCACGTACTGGAAGAAGCTAAGAAAGTTATCTACAAGGCTACAGGTGACAGTGGAAGTGTAGAAATCCAAGGCAGAACTCTGCAGTACGAAGTGAAAGGTGGTTTCTACAAATGGGAATACCAATACACAGGAAAGGCGTGGGACTCTGCAGCCCAGATAACTGTAAAGAGCAAAGGCTGGGAAAGTTCGGGAGGAGCAAGAGAACACGTGCTCGAAGACCTTGTTGCAGAGCTGAGGAAGAAGGGATTCCTGAAGTAG
- the LOC134186467 gene encoding uncharacterized protein LOC134186467: MPRGGRRKGFRKASAGSKSTSSTLKFEDYEKVFIGPLVTLILGFATYVCKNYWNKFPDVEFYETVVVAACLAGIFVTLLFLPVIVYNLFTSKRSAIIVLLLCLLVFIVVVVPITQLLWGYFSNGNQAELPTVSDEVVTVDDRSSSNMEKNKNNLTGQEESHERVSHQETSDVLNSNVQFNGDCLKYSQQLLSQPNVLRYPRKYHIHTQVEMLQRTVLLKGKPTFLVFSDDSDPPSQFEGDALDLYNRKNNAGAQSFVSVYDAVEKALTLLCNNLLEQGFGNFKESS, encoded by the coding sequence ATGCCTAGAGGAGGACGTCGAAAAGGGTTCAGAAAGGCCAGTGCTGGCTCCAAGTCTACATCTAGTACTTTGAAGTTTGAGGATTACGAGAAAGTCTTTATCGGTCCTCTTGTCACTCTTATACTGGGATTTGCGACTTACGTGTGCAAGAACTACTGGAACAAGTTTCCAGACGTTGAATTTTACGAAACAGTTGTGGTTGCGGCGTGTCTAGCTGGTATTTTTGTTACACTGCTTTTTCTGCCGGTGATAGTGTACAACCTCTTTACTAGCAAACGATCTGCTattattgtgttgttgctgtgCCTCCTGGTTTTTATTGTGGTGGTTGTGCCCATAACTCAACTGTTGTGGGGATATTTTTCAAATGGAAATCAAGCTGAATTGCCAACAGTGTCTGATGAAGTTGTCACTGTTGATGACAGAAGCTCTTCCAATATGgaaaagaacaagaacaatttGACTGGTCAAGAAGAATCACATGAAAGAGTCTCTCACCAGGAGACCTCTGATGttttgaatagtaatgtaCAGTTTAATGGCGACTGTTTGAAGTATTCTCAACAATTGCTTTCTCAACCCAATGTGTTACGCTATCCTCGCAAATATCATATTCACACTCAAGTCGAGATGCTTCAACGAACTGTTTTACTGAAAGGGAAACCAACATTTCTTGTTTTTTCTGATGATTCTGATCCTCCGTCTCAATTTGAAGGCGATGCATTGGATTTATATAATCGAAAAAATAACGCTGGAGCTCAAAGCTTTGTCAGCGTGTACGATGCAGTAGAAAAAGCTCTCACCTTGCTATGCAACAATCTGCTAGAGCAAGGATTTGGTAATTTTAAAGAAAGTTCTTAG
- the LOC134186674 gene encoding small nuclear ribonucleoprotein E-like, whose amino-acid sequence MAGRGPKIQKVMVQPINLIFKFLQGKQRVQIWLYEQNKTRIEGIIIGFDEYMNLVLDDGEEIHLKQKTRRSLGRVLLKGDNITLMMAV is encoded by the exons ATGGCTGGCAGAGGTCCAAAGATACAGAAAGTGATGGTCCAGCCGATT AATcttattttcaagtttctccAAGGG AAACAGAGAGTCCAGATCTGGCTGTACGAACAGAATAAAACAAGAATTGAAGGCATTATCATA GGATTCGATGAGTACATGAATCTTGTGTTAGATGACGGGGAAGAGATTCATTTGAAACAGAAAACTCGTAGAAGTCTCG GTCGTGTATTACTGAAAGGCGACAATATCACACTGATGATGGCAGTCTAG